From Calliphora vicina chromosome 3, idCalVici1.1, whole genome shotgun sequence:
AGTATCACATTTCCATTTACTTGATCTCCATGCCGAACTTTGTAATAAATCTCCTTGTAAATAATACAATGTAAAAAATCCGAAATACCATAAAACTCTGTCAAAAATTAATGGTCATAATTCATTAAAgtgtattttgattttatttgatattattCTTCCTATCAGAAGAAAatctttatataatttatatttttgttttatttttttaaattagataTGGTGCAGtaatgtttttgtaaaaataaagtaaattaaatttaaaaagaacaaagctaattttaaactttaattcttatcattttattttgatacaaaaatgttatttattactAAAATTTGTCTTAACAAATCTCTACTcatcttatttattttaatatttttattgtgcttcgtttttaaataaattactttatatttttttatccgaaaaataaaaacgtacAAAGCCAAAATGTTGGCTACGAATCTTAGGTGTTATTTGAAATGTCTATtagagtaaatgaaaaattaatatgtatgcatataattttgataatagttttcattaaatggataaataattacaacaataactAAAAATCATATAGATTAGAAAAGGCTTAatcaacttttaaatatttttcaaagttaGCAcaccaaaaatgtttatttattttttttttttgtaaaaaagctaAAGCTTATATAAATGTcattaaattacataaaataaatgctTAAAAGCACACACACTAACTATTAAGGCTAAAATAGGTCTAAATTCAATGGAATCTCTTGTAACTATAAAACGGAACTAAACATACCCAAGTATGGATTGATAAAAGTGGCATGTAAAAAGCATATGCCAAGATGTGTTTGATATATGATGTTAGTTTTAGTAAACCTATTACTTATTGGCATTAACAccttcattttctttttttctctcttCACGTATTCGTTTGAAGGCCTCCGTTTTAACAAAGTCCACTGAATTGTAAACTACTGAACTTTGCACAGGAGCCCTGGCGGAAGGATCAGCTGCTAAACCTAAACGCGCAACTCCAGGGTTATTTAAATTACCCACACTCATGCTTTGGCGATTAATGGCCGGAGCATTTGCCACATCCAAATCAAAATATTGTAGTTTATGTTCATTTTTAGGCGGTAGCTGCAATTGCGTGGGTACTGTATTTGTAGTTGTAGGTAATTGTTGCATAGCGGCATTAGCTGATGCGGTACGCTGATGTTGTATGGTAAATACTGTAGGCGGAGCATTTACTGCAGTTGGTGTATTACACAGTGAAGTATTTGATGTGTTAAACGCATAATTAGTTCTGGGTTGTCGTGGTAATGTTCGAGTCTCCATTaaatatgatgatgatgatgatgtttcaGCATCATTTGGTAGCACCATTGAGAGTGGAGCACCTGTGGTACGTCGTGTACTGTTGCCTAAAGTATTTGAATTGCCAAtctgaaattgttttaaaaggtATGGTTGGGGGAGAAAAAACTTggattaataaaacattttttaataacaaaatatttacctTGTAGGCATTCGGTTTATTTTTTCTATCCACAGACGGTGGTTTCAGTGGAATATTTTCGCTACCAACCAGACCAGCTGGTGTTTGCATTTGTGTAGTCTGCAAACGATTTGCCAAATTGTCCACATGCTGTACAGCCAATTGTGGCGGCTTAGCTGGTAACTCCTCCGGCGGCTTATCAGCCTCAATACTTAATTTTGGTTTCAATTTTCTATTGACTGGTGGAACATTTGTCTGTTCTATAAAATCGTAACGAAATACATTGCCTTCAACTTTACTGGGAGCTGCATTTGTATAACAATGTGGTCTCGGCAAAGTGCGCATATTCGACGATTGTGGACCTAACGAATGAGCCACAGAAATTACCGATGATGGTGATCCCGGCACAGTATCTAGACCAGCCATTAAATTGGGCGTGGAAGCTGCAATGGGATTGGCCTCTGGACTTGTTATTTTCTCCAATAAATGTGCCATATTATAATAGGGTAGTTGATGAGAACGTGGTATGTCATAACTTTCCTCAACCACAGATCTAGCGTCACGCGGTCCTATTATAGCAGGTGAAGTATTTTCCGTATCCGAAAATTGTGGCAAATCTCGTGTGGATCTAaagtgtttaaattaatttgttaaaaatataaaaaaggtaaattttatggaaatttctttttttaaatattactctCAACCTATTCAAATAATAGCTTTATAATAATCACAATTAAACGAAACATGATTGcaatcaaaatggaaaaaatattacattttatgAGGTTTCCTTTGTTATGATCACAATTGAACaaacgtttttttaataatgtttaaataataactgATTGCAAAAATATGTTCTTACAAATCTAATGTTAACATGTAAGAATGCTTTATTCGgatactttaagaaaaatattgtaaaaaattttaggtgaaaaaaaatttgggaacaaaatttttatgaaaaataagtcaaaaatcgaagtttgtcaaaaatcaaaaattcttgattttaaatagcaaccgaaccaggactatacccgatatatttatgtatcaatCAGCTTTGGAAAGGTGATTACaacaaacggacatggctatatcgactccgttatctataacaacacagaatatgtatactttatggggtcgcgaattacaaacgaaataacaaacttatatatacccttaccactcatggAGAAGGATATAAAAAGGCAACAGTTTTATCTTGTACTACAATTAATCAAATTTACATTATTCCTTATTGCAAAAAAGCAATAACTGCCATTTAGtgtcaaaaaatgtttgccaCATGAATTAATATGTTGAATTTGTACTTACTTTTCATTGTCCTTAAAGtccaatattaaattatttttattttttaatacttttgccAGCTTTTCCAAACAATCGTTGGAGTTTTGTGTTGTCATGccttgttgctcttttttaacaTCTTCAGGTAGTTTCGAGAAACGCTGTGAATATGTCAAGACAAACGATTCATTTTCCACCGAACTATCGGAGGGTCTAGTGTTACGATctgtaatgaaaataaaatgtt
This genomic window contains:
- the dos gene encoding protein daughter of sevenless isoform X2, whose product is MFDIKTPKRTYYLAADTETDMRDWVNCICQVCHLHDTKQSQDENRSQNNAATTHTNSSNDTTTTTINSSSGTNTSNTRQSFNNDILRRPLNVVEQQPLTAATSSANVTIASSTASTSYQHSNDSAYVNTEYTNRETLLCDAHFEKQQLVNVASNLVAANAVQTAQTGSSAALYLNTAAFQDTSRLSVSSNGVVRKIPENLVLNNTPLPESQQHSVQPSPALSTASGPYIPISECYSGSPKFMLDSDNPSTPLNNLDPKFYDTPRSHNNIGLNLTNDQSYSPKITNCGTQQPINVSKNRSQKSDSDSESVFTDDDEWAHPMPLRENMDRNTRPSDSSVENESFVLTYSQRFSKLPEDVKKEQQGMTTQNSNDCLEKLAKVLKNKNNLILDFKDNEKSTRDLPQFSDTENTSPAIIGPRDARSVVEESYDIPRSHQLPYYNMAHLLEKITSPEANPIAASTPNLMAGLDTVPGSPSSVISVAHSLGPQSSNMRTLPRPHCYTNAAPSKVEGNVFRYDFIEQTNVPPVNRKLKPKLSIEADKPPEELPAKPPQLAVQHVDNLANRLQTTQMQTPAGLVGSENIPLKPPSVDRKNKPNAYKIGNSNTLGNSTRRTTGAPLSMVLPNDAETSSSSSYLMETRTLPRQPRTNYAFNTSNTSLCNTPTAVNAPPTVFTIQHQRTASANAAMQQLPTTTNTVPTQLQLPPKNEHKLQYFDLDVANAPAINRQSMSVGNLNNPGVARLGLAADPSARAPVQSSVVYNSVDFVKTEAFKRIREERKKENEGVNANK
- the dos gene encoding protein daughter of sevenless isoform X1 encodes the protein MNKEIYYEGWLIKSPPTKRIWRARWRRRWFTLKQGEIPEQFCLEYYADRKCRKLKGVIDLDQCEQVDCGLRLENRKQKFQFMFDIKTPKRTYYLAADTETDMRDWVNCICQVCHLHDTKQSQDENRSQNNAATTHTNSSNDTTTTTINSSSGTNTSNTRQSFNNDILRRPLNVVEQQPLTAATSSANVTIASSTASTSYQHSNDSAYVNTEYTNRETLLCDAHFEKQQLVNVASNLVAANAVQTAQTGSSAALYLNTAAFQDTSRLSVSSNGVVRKIPENLVLNNTPLPESQQHSVQPSPALSTASGPYIPISECYSGSPKFMLDSDNPSTPLNNLDPKFYDTPRSHNNIGLNLTNDQSYSPKITNCGTQQPINVSKNRSQKSDSDSESVFTDDDEWAHPMPLRENMDRNTRPSDSSVENESFVLTYSQRFSKLPEDVKKEQQGMTTQNSNDCLEKLAKVLKNKNNLILDFKDNEKSTRDLPQFSDTENTSPAIIGPRDARSVVEESYDIPRSHQLPYYNMAHLLEKITSPEANPIAASTPNLMAGLDTVPGSPSSVISVAHSLGPQSSNMRTLPRPHCYTNAAPSKVEGNVFRYDFIEQTNVPPVNRKLKPKLSIEADKPPEELPAKPPQLAVQHVDNLANRLQTTQMQTPAGLVGSENIPLKPPSVDRKNKPNAYKIGNSNTLGNSTRRTTGAPLSMVLPNDAETSSSSSYLMETRTLPRQPRTNYAFNTSNTSLCNTPTAVNAPPTVFTIQHQRTASANAAMQQLPTTTNTVPTQLQLPPKNEHKLQYFDLDVANAPAINRQSMSVGNLNNPGVARLGLAADPSARAPVQSSVVYNSVDFVKTEAFKRIREERKKENEGVNANK